The following nucleotide sequence is from Triticum dicoccoides isolate Atlit2015 ecotype Zavitan chromosome 7B, WEW_v2.0, whole genome shotgun sequence.
GAGAACTTAATTCACCCAACTCCAACAAATGAGAGCACTAATCCCTCTACCAATGTCGATGAGAGCACTATCCCCCCTACAACAAATGAGAGTATTGATCCCCCAGCCGATGAGACCACTACCCCTCGCACAAATGAGAGTACCAATCCCCCAACTAATGAGAGCGCAAACCAACCACCAAGGCATCATATACTAGAATTCCATCCGAGTCAGATTTTTGGTGATCCGGCTGATCGAATACCAATAGAAGATTATGTCCCTGAAATTCGAAGTGAAGTGAGAAGAGCTTATTTGTTGAAAGGAATAAACAAAGCTAGCGGGCACAAATTTGAAGTGGGATTGGAAGGTAAAATTCGGAGATCTTTTCAACCCCAATGTCTTGTCTTAATCCGGCAAACAACTTCTCAAAGTTTAACATTGACAAGCTTATACGGCTTGCTGAAATTTATGTTGAGGATTTTACACAAGCTGAACGGTTTTTGCTAAGATATGAGCTTCCAACATTCCTTACAAATATTAGGAGAAGTGAGGAATTTAATGCATGTCCAGATGTTTCTACCCTTGCTCGGTTGATGGTTCAAACAACAAAACATAGAACTTTCCAATTGGTATATCGCCTCATCGAGTTGACATTAATTCTTCTAGTGGCAACTTCATCGGTCGAGAGGATATTTTCAGcaatgaagatcatcaaaactgatttATGCAATAAGATATCAGATGATTGGCTTAATGATTTAATGGTTTGCTATTGTGAGAAAAAGATATTCAGAAGTATTCCCGATGATCAAATTATGATACGATTCCAGAAAAAGAAAGATCGAAAAGGACATTTGCCTCCTGAGTATAATGTGATTTCTTAGAGGTATGCctctgtttttctactagtgttgataGTCACTTGCGGATGCCTTACTATATCACTAACAATTGTGCTCATTTTGACAGATGGCTTGTAGTTTGTCTCTTGGATTTTGGTGTGGAGGTGTTCTGCAACtaatacctccgtcctggtttataggccccctttgtagtttgtgccaaattttgactaaagatttaactaacaaaatgttaataaatgtcaagaaaaattatctcattggattcgtatttgaacatagttttgaaaatataatgtttggtgacatgcgtgaacattttgttagtttaatcttatggtcaaaatttggcacgaaatacaatggggaccaataaacccggacggaggtagtactagtatGAGCTAAGAAGCAACACGCAACACCAATATCATTGTTTTTGTCTTTTTTTTGTTGCTTCTCTAGTACTTGATCTATGGGTGTGTGAACTGTATGAAACTTTGTCAATCATGCTACTAGTTTATGGGTGTAAACTGTACTTGAGATAAGGGCTATTTTTGCTAAACAGATTCAAGTTTTTGTTCAAAAATTCATGTTTTTCagaaaatctgaaaaaaatcagtTAAATAGTACATGTTCCCAGTAGTAATCTGGGAAAgtttgagcttatttggacaaatGGATTTAGAGATGATCATATTTTTTCTTCAGAGTAGCATTTAGTTTTCTTGGCGTAAACTTTGAGCCCACCCTTCATTTTCTTTCTAGATTCGCCGCTGGGTACAGGCAATGCAACGACTCTGATTTGTCAAATAGATAGGATTACGAATCATCAACATTGACATTTCTCAACCTTTTGAGCTAGCATGATCATATTACATGTTGCGCACATATGCAAACTTCTATGAATATAAAATCAAACCAGAAAAGAAATAGGAGACCAAGAAAATCTTAGCAATGCAAACACCTCCTTATCATTACTTTCTAGCTGTTGACGAGTAACAAAGCTTTGGACAAGTGACATACTTTCATCCCAAATTGTTGTTGCTGGATCAGAGTTAGACAGATGATTTTATCAAAACTGTTGAAGCATGGATAAAGGACAGACCCAGTGTTAGAATCTCCCGCAACAGGTGGGGTCTGGTTATACGAGGCAAGCCTTACCCTGCACAGTGCATTGCAAAGAGGTtgtgtcgaacccaggacctcttggcaaaAGTGGAGAGTACTTCACCACTGCGCTGTAGTTCCAATTTGGAGcctttagaagaagaagaaaaacggagCAGGAAATTGTTCAGGTCTCATTAAGAGAGATGataatttctttttttttttgaaacggaggcaaagattgcctcatctattaattaagcagaagagaattgcccagttaattacggAAAACTGGGCGAAAACAGCAGGTGGGGTCTGGTTATACGAGGCAAGCCTTACCCTGCACAGTGCATTGCAAAAAGGCtgcatcgaacccaggacctcttggcaaaAGTGGAGAGTACTTCACCATTGCACTGTAGTTCCAATTTGGAGCCTTTAGAAGAAGAAAAACGGAGCAGGAAATTGTTCAGGTCTCATTAAGAGAGATGAtaatttcttttttttttgaaacggaggcaaagattgcctcatctattaattaagcagaagagaattgcccagttaattacggAAAACTAGGCGAAAACCGGAACAACAAGGGCCAAGCCCACACCCCTAGATTGAAACACATTGGGCAAAGCCCACCCTATTGGACAACATGTCAACCTACAGCCAGACAACGCAGCTCCGACTCTGACGGAGAACTCAGAAGAACAAAACTAGGCACGGCTGGCGCCACGAAAGATCACCGAACGGGCCACCTGCAGCCAGTCATCGTACACCacagggccccgccgccgcagcttcGACTCCACAGCAACAAACAAACCGAGGCAATACCGTGGACACGCCGGAGAAGAGCTGACTACCGCAACCATTACCGCGTAGATGAATTGGGATATGAATTGAGCTATGATCCCTTTCATACGGCTCAGATTGCATGTGTACACACATAAATGTCTCGTATAGCTATATTTTTCATTTCATCTGTGAAGTAACCGAATGTTCATTGAGCTATATGCTATTAACTTTATAATAATAACTAGGCTCTGTCTCTGCTGACTTGTTGAGCCAGCAGCTATGGTCAGAGTTGAACACTGGCACAGTTATAGAACAAGGTCCAGGTAAATTCAGTTCTGACTATAGCTTGACTGTATTTCTGTCCCTCAATttctaccgaaaaagggtttcccccctcaATATCTGTCCCTCAATTTCTGCAACATTTATGTATCGCCTTTGACTTGATCACTGACCCTGGGGCGCATACGGGCACCCGGCCAATGATCACAAGGAGGTCATTTTGTTCCCGATGATGCCAAACAATCACCAGCTCACGAGTGCTAACCCTAACAAGGGCCACCTCAAAAGTTCCATACAATACAATCCCTGACACGCTTCTCCACTAGAAAAAATCAACTCTTAACATCATTATTTTGCTAGAAGTGTCCCTAAAATACTTATTTCTTCTCTAAAACAGAGTGAACAGCGTACTGTAAAGTTACACCGCCTGTTTGATACTGGCAGAGGCAAGTCAATTTTTCTGATGAGCCCAAGAAAGCAGAACCAGTACATTTTTATTTTGCAATAGATGTCGAAGCAGAGGAAGTCCCTCCTCTCCTATGTTCCAAACATGGCATTTATCCGGCCTCAAGGTTTCGCGAGAACCTGCACTTCTTGGATAGGAACTGAAAGCTTGCAAAGGGCGGAATAGAGGCATGAACAGACATACATACCTGGGGTGAGGAGGAAAGCACTGGCTAGCGCAATGACGAGGACTTGAAGACGACAAAGAGAAAGTTTGCAGCCATCTCGCCGTAGGCTCGCGCGTGTGTTTTGGGAAATGGGCAGGTCCCTTCCATTCATTCATAATTGTTCATTACATAAAATGGTCCTGTTATATAAGGTGACTCATTAAACCAACAGGAACCGGAATCATGCCCTGCTTATTTGGTCAGAACATGAACTGCCTCCTTATGGCTACGAACAACATGTCTGTGTTCATGATACAAACTTTCTTACTATCACGGATAATAGCACTGCCTCACCAGGGAGAGATCTATTGAGGCCTTGTTGTTGAACTTCATTAATCACGGAGGGAAAATCAGAAGTCACCTGAAGCGATTGAACCCCTGTGTTTTCAGCAAGACCTGGGAGCTTGAGGGCAATATACACGACTGAGAAAGCCTCAGCAAGCAGCTTACCAGTCCCAGGTGATTACGCATTACTACTCTGAAACCAGCGCATCCAGATTCTGAAAAAGTCGCAGCATCCATATTGATCATCAACAAGCTTTCCAGCGACGGAGATCATATATTCCTGAGTTTACATCGGCAGCGTCTCACACCTATTGGAGCCTGCTGAATTGATGCCATTCAGCGAGACAAAATCGATATAACCCTAGATATTTNNNNNNNNNNNNNNNNNNNNNNNNNNNNNNNNNNNNNNNNNNNNNNNNNNNNNNNNNNNNNNNNNNNNNNNNNNNNNNNNNNNNNNNNNNNNNNNNNNNNNNNNNNNNNNNNNNNNNNNNNNNNNNNNNNNNNNNNNNNNNNNNNNNNNNNNNNNNNNNNNNNNNNNNNNNNNNNNNNNNGACAAATAATTTAAGCTTCAGGCAAATACCATAACCTTTCTGCTCTTTCCGTATTTCTTTAACATATTGGCATTACAAAAAAACAATGCTCCACATTTTCCTCTCGATTACAAAGATGACAATCATACCTTGTTGGGGTTGATCGCACATGAATAAAACCAACTTCATCTAGTTAGGGCATTGAATTCTCAATAGTTTTCTCCAAGCTTTTTCCATAGTCCCCTGATTTGACCATGCTAATTTTAGCATCATCACTTTGATTTTTCCAGAGTAGTTGTGATCTGGCAAGGTTATATGCATATCTGACTGAATATATTCCGCACTTATGTGTGAGGCCAAGAGGAAAATCAGTACAACCTTCGGAGCTTCAATAGAAGTTTCCTGAGGATCCTCTCTGCAATCTCTGCAGGAAAGAGGTTCAATGCAAGTTTCCCGAGGGAAGGAGATAACCAATCGAAGAAAGAAAAGTAGTGTAGCCACAATTAATAAAGGCAAGAAATAGTACTATGCTACTAATAATTTTTTTTACTAAAGCAGTCAGTACAATAAGACATAGGTTAGAGAAACAAAAGGGAATAAAAGTTATAGTAGTTATACCTTAAGTAAAATATTGGCATCAGTAAAGTTACTTTAATTCTAGTAAAAAAAAGTGTCAAGTGCTAACCTTAACAAGTACCAGCTCAAAAGTGGTAACCCTAACACATTCTTATGTACTAGAAAAAACAACTCCATTATTTTCCTAAACATGTTTCTAAAATGTTTAGTTCTACTCTAAAACAGAGTGATCAACCCACTAAAACAGATTGGCAAGTCGACTTTTCTGATTAGCCTGAGAAAGCAGGACTAGTACATTTTATTTTGCACATTGTCCAGCAGAGACGAGAGTACGAGACCGCACCTACGAAGGCTAACATTTGCAGTTTCGTAAACCCTCCTTATTATTAGTTTCTAGGTGTTGACAAGTAAAAAGCTTTGGCTCAAGGATATTATTTCATCCAAATTGTTGGAGCTGGAACAGACTTAAACAGATGGTTTCCCAACATAGTTGACTCATGGATGCAGAAAATTAAACTAGATAATCCAGCCATAGTTTCAATTTGAATCCTTTAGAAGAAAAACATAGCAGGAAATTGTTCATGCATCATCAAAAGATTATGATCATTTCTGACACTGACCTTTCTCAACCTTTTGAGCTAGCATGATCACATTACATGGTGCACACATATGCAAACATCTGTGAATATAACATCAAATCAGAAAAAACAAGAGACCAAGAAAATCTTAGCAGTGCAAACACCTAGATAGAATTGTATGTGTACACATTAGAAGATAAGCAACTCTTGctttggataagggatatattactTTCATCCAAATTTTTGAAGCTGGAACAGAGTTAAATAGATGGTTTCGCAACACCTTTCAAGCATGGATGTGGAAAATTAAACTAGATAATGTAGCCATAGTTTCAATTTGAATCCTTTAGAAGAAAGAACAGACAAGGAAATTGTTCATGCATCATCAAGAGATTATGATCATTTCTGACACTACACTGACCTTTGTCAACCTTTGAGCTAGCATGATCACATTACATGCTGTACACATATGCAAACTTCTATGAACAATAACATAAACAAGAAAAAACAAGAGGCCAAGAAATCTTGCAAACACCTAGATAGAATTGTATGTGCACATATCAGAGCATAAGAAACTCTTGCTTAGCCACTCAGGTAAAACATTAAAAAAAATAGAACACACTAGTGTCTCACTGTCTCATATATGGCTCTACTTGTTGCACATCAAAAGGCACACAACATTCTACAGCTCATACCAAGTGTCTTGTACACATCCATAGTAGAAGATAAATAATTCTGGCTTAGCCAATAGAGTTACACACGGAAATGTCTCATACAATACATCATCTCCGTTTGAATCTTTGTGAACAGTTCACTTGAAAACGCAACGGCCAACTGAGCACCTCGTCCATGGCTTCCCATTCTCAATCAGTGGAATATTCATCAACTGGGAGTTGCCAGCCGTAGGCTGGACAGCAGCGGCACATATGGGAAATATTGCTCATGCGCGAGGTAGGTCCGCTCAATGTGGTGTACAGCTGTACTTTCACGATGATCCAAATCATATGCCAACAGTTCATTATTGTTGAAATCAGCCATAAAGATGATATTGGCATGTGGGTGTACTCCGACGACTTTGAGGTCCCAGCCGAGACAAAAATTCTCCTTTGGAATCACTTCTGAAAGCTTGTGCAGCAATATCCAATGCGTGCATCCGTCGTCCAAATAAGATGCATCCCAGTTATAGATCCCGCTACCGAGAACGTAGACAGATATAGTTGAGAATGAGGTCGAGCCATATCCTTCTTCACTGTCGTCAGAGTTGATATAAAACAGTTGTCCTGCAGATTTTCCGATGAAACCCGAGAAACTCGGATCGATGAAATTTGGCACGGGGATGGTCCTCCATTTTAGCCCTTGTGCATCAACAATTGCCAGCCCATCAAGATGTATGAGCAGGTGCAAACACCCCCCACGGAAAACTCCAAGTTGACCGTCGCACAAGCTAACTTGGATGTCCCATTTGGGTTCCATTGCTACCCATGCACCAGTTTGGGAAGAGTAAATGTTGAGTCCTGTGACAACCGGGGGAACCCCATCCTGGTCTTGGTCTGGCCATCCCATCACAAACTCGAACACATGAAACTCTTGAGTGGAGACACCACTGTCGAAGCCCAAGTAAGAGCCACAGCAGTTGCCGGCGTAGCCAGAGTGGGGCAGCAGAGTATACTCACTGGTAGCTGGATTGGAGACCATGTAGCCAAATTGTGGCTCCGGCGTGCCCCTCCCAATCCGGGTAAGAAACAGCCCATCGCAGGAATCCTTGACAGTGAGGAAACAGTCTGCGCTGTCTGGCGGTAGTGGCAAGCGCGGGTAGGTAGAAGGCACGCTTGACCAAGGGAAGGCAGACAGGTCGGCGTAGTTGACGGCCAAGCCGCGGGACTCGGCAGAGTCGGCCGGGATGTGGTAGAAGAAACCGGCCAGGGACTGCACAATCTTCTTCCGATTCGCCGGATCGGCGATGAGGTCGCGCCAGGCAGGGCACACACACTTGCAGATGCAGAGTGATTTGTAGGGCACTCGAGAGAGGATCTCCGCCATTAGGTCGTGGTCGAGCCTGGACATCGGCTCCTCCATGCCGTGTGTCCTCCGCGAGCGCTGGCTACGGTTCTTGGGTGGAATAggtaggcggcggcagcggcggagatggatggatggcggcggcggcggcggagtgcctTTGGAGCTGGGGACTCGGAGTGGGGATGGGGACTGGGTGGTGCTCGGGTCGGGTGTGGCATGGGCCAACTAGGGTGTGGCCGTGTGGGGCGTTTTTGAGGGAAATGTGTTTATAAAAAAAATCAAGGAAATGAGTTTATTTTTTTGATAAAGGAAACTTTATTATTTTAAATTTTTAAGCATTACACCTGGCCTCTGCATAATTGAGATGCAAGTGCAGGgaaatctctactacctaaaagaaccGTAAGGTTCCGTTTCCCGTCTTACGTCCCCCGCATCGTCTGACTCTCCCGCGATCGATCTCCCTCCCACATCAGTTTTTTTCCTCCGGTTTATTCCAAACGATATTTTTTCCACGAACCAATTTTGTTACAGTAACCCCACGAGGTGCACGTCCCCATGTCTCCCGAAAATCCCTCTCCTAAATCTAAGCCCTAGCACCCGCGCCGCCGGTCCTCCCTTACCGCCACGCTGTCGATGGTTCATCCCAAACCCTCCGCCGTCACCAGCACTCTAGCCCACGCCGCCAACTAGAGCTTTCACCACCATGGACGTCATGTTTGTTGGCTGTCGCCACAGCCGTTTAGCAGCAGTCTGCTGCCGCAGCCATCTACCAGAAGGTCACTGCCTCTCCAAAGGGCACTGCCTCCCTGTGGCCATTGCGTCAACCATCTCGTGCTCTCCTGTGTCACTGCAGGTCGCCGCTTTTTGCAAGCTGAGAGCGAAACTGACGAGGAGCAGCTGTCGGCACATCGTCTATTAATTTCTTGAGAGGTGAGGCTTACACTGATCTCGTACGTGGCGTGTTTTGAGTTTCACATATTAGTCTTATATCTATTGACCAATTAAGTCTTACACATACTTTGCTAGATTGTAGCAAAGAGAGGACTTGAAGCTGGGACGAACCAAGGTTAATCAAGGGAGCATCAAGGTCTGAACATGataattgacagaataattgaatcatatatatatatgaatgtcaCTAAAACTGTTAGGGGATCATTGTAGTTGTTGACGCAACATGAGGAGGATATCAAAGTTGTGGATCAGTCCAATGATTTAGAGAATGTGTGGTTGCTGGTTTGGACCCGTCCAATTCAACCAAAAAGGCATGCTATGCGCTGGTCGACGCCTTATATAGTACAGTTAAGATAAACTCTAATGCTTCCTTCCTACGAGGATGAGTAGGCCGCCCAACTTGGACGGAAGACGACCCGTGATGATGAACTTGAGCAGTCACGCaaagcgctttccaaaaacctaattcgtcctctccTGATGCAGGACCGCAAGGACGAATGGTTCCGGAGACCCGCACTCCCGCACGCCGGTGTTCGGGATAGACCAGACTACGGTAGCGGCACAAGTTGCGAAAAAGGCAAAACCCAAGGTGTTTTGGTGTATCTTTGGCCGGGGCCAGGAAGCAGTATATATAGGAGGAccaggagactgttaagttgaacttctgccAAGAGTTTTAAGTTACATCCGTCCACAATTTGACAATGGACCTTGTCTTGAATTGCTAGTTTTGTGTGAACATGTTTCACTCAAAGTCTTAACTAGTACCTAGCTGCCAGTAGGCTACCCCACGGTTTGAAGCATATATGTTGTACTCCCTGGTCTCTTCGTgaacttactagagatcacccattcccctcgatgcattatctatcacatttctTGATAGTCCCCTTGCAAAGGGATCTTCCAGGTTTTGAATATACATAACAATTATTACTCTGGAGTTTTTGAACTTCCTAATAGACTTCAAACATGTCTTcacatgtcttgatgacttcacATTATCCTTAGAATTATTCACTTTAGCGATAACCGTTTGGTTGTCACAATTCATAAGAATAGCCGGCACAAGTTTTTCAACCACAAgcaagtccatcaagagctcacaCAGCCATTCTGCCTCACCAGTGGTTGCATCTAACGTAGTAAGTTCTTCTTTGATAGTTGACCTTGTCAATATGGGATGTTTGCAAGACCTCCATGACACTGCGCCACATCCACGAGTAAATACATACCCACTTGTTGCTAGAGTACATCAACATCATAGATCCAGTTCGAATCACTATATCCTTCTTGCACAGCAGGATACCCTAAATAGTGAATTTTGTAACTCATAGTACCTCTCAGATAGAGCAAAACCCTTTCTAGTGTATGCAAATGGTCATTGCCCTGGTTGGGCATGAACCTGCTCAGTTTGCTCACAACAAAAGAGATATCTAGCCTTATTTCTCTGGCTAAGTACATGAGTGAACTGACAATTTTAGAGTATCTAATTGAATCTCATTTCTCTCTTGTTCTTTCTGAGTGTGACGCTGGGACCATAAGGTGTTGGAGAAGGCTTGCTATCCATAAAGACGAACCAGCTTAAGACCTTCTCAACATAGTAAGATTGCATTAGAGTAATATCACTCACATCCTTAATAAGTTTGATGTTTAGAATCACATTGACTTCTCCCAGATCTTTCATGTCAAAGCTCTTTGATAGATAATACTTGACCTCATTGATCGAATCAATGTTTGTACCAAAGATTAGTATGTCATCCAAATATAAACATAATATAACACTATTGCCCCCACCACATGGCGATAGTAAACACACCTATCAACCTCACTAATGACAAATCCTGCAGAAgccaaagttctttcaaacttctcataccaTTACTTAGGTGCATGTTCTAGACCATacaaagattttaacaacttaCGCACCTTTCTCTCTTCACCCTTTACCACAAACCCATCAGACTAATCCATATAGATTCCCTCTACCAAATCTCCATTTAGAAAAGTTGTCTTTATATCCAGTTGATGAGtgataagtgaaggaaatatgccctaaaggcaataataaagttgttattttatatttccttattcatgataaatgtttattattcatgctagaattgtattaatcggaaacttgatacatgtgtgaatacataggcaaaacacaatatccctagtatgcctctacttgactagctcgttgatcaaagatggttaagtttcctagccatggacatgtgttgtcatttgatgaatgggatcacatcattaggagaatgatgtgatggacaagaccatatgttagcttagcataatgatcattcagttttattgctactgctttcttcatgtcaaatatatattcctccgactatgagattatgcaactcccggacaccggaggaatgccttgtgtgctatcaaacgtcacaacgtaactgggtgattataaagatgctctacaggtatctccgaaagtgtttgttgggttggcatagatcgagattaggatttgtcactccgagtatcagagaggtatctctgggccctctcggcaatgcacatcatatgaagccttgcaagcaatgtgactaatgagttagttacaggatgatttattaaagaacgagtaaagagacttaccggtaacgagatttaattaggtacgaagataccgacgatcgaatctcgaggaagtaacataccgatgccaaagggaataacat
It contains:
- the LOC119340361 gene encoding F-box protein At5g07610-like, with product MEEPMSRLDHDLMAEILSRVPYKSLCICKCVCPAWRDLIADPANRKKIVQSLAGFFYHIPADSAESRGLAVNYADLSAFPWSSVPSTYPRLPLPPDSADCFLTVKDSCDGLFLTRIGRGTPEPQFGYMVSNPATSEYTLLPHSGYAGNCCGSYLGFDSGVSTQEFHVFEFVMGWPDQDQDGVPPVVTGLNIYSSQTGAWVAMEPKWDIQVSLCDGQLGVFRGGCLHLLIHLDGLAIVDAQGLKWRTIPVPNFIDPSFSGFIGKSAGQLFYINSDDSEEGYGSTSFSTISVYVLGSGIYNWDASYLDDGCTHWILLHKLSEVIPKENFCLGWDLKVVGVHPHANIIFMADFNNNELLAYDLDHRESTAVHHIERTYLAHEQYFPYVPLLSSLRLATPS